In Macrobrachium rosenbergii isolate ZJJX-2024 chromosome 4, ASM4041242v1, whole genome shotgun sequence, one genomic interval encodes:
- the LOC136832861 gene encoding uncharacterized protein, with amino-acid sequence MSAAAVEDTLQQEPRQQATDEDAAPKELSLCAVSSILAEVDNLKSVIAEHEICEVRKAEMVQSANQAFRFYSDLHILKQNKLRQALITKFVTPNRRSEDTNDLPVPKTSNGSQNLPSAEELFTEDEIEEFEGFLAEKV; translated from the exons ATGAGTGCCGCTGCAGTTGAGGACACTCTTCAACAAGAACCTCGGCAGCAGGCAACAGATGAGGATGCTGCTCCTAAGGAGCTTTCATTGTGTGCCGTGTCCTCCATTTTGGCAGAAGTCGACAACCTGAAATCCGTCATTGCTGAACATGAA aTTTGTGAGGTTAGGAAGGCTGAGATGGTTCAGAGTGCCAACCAAGCATTTAGATTTTATTCGGATCTTCACATCCTGAAACAAAACAAACTGAGACAGGCGCTCATAACCAAGTTTGTTACGCCTAACAGGAGGAGTGAAGACACGAATGATCTGCCAGTCCCCAAAACCTCAAACGGTTCTCAAAACCTTCCTTCTGCAGAAGAACTCTTCACGGAGGATGAAATAGAGGAGTTCGAAGGTTTTTTGGCAGAGAAAGTGTAG